A stretch of Babesia bigemina genome assembly Bbig001, chromosome : III DNA encodes these proteins:
- a CDS encoding ATP synthase F1, alpha subunit family protein, putative: MRNMKPLGRPLIRTLAAAVARRLPHAANARAFSTAKISPAEMSKILQSRIAGWDKHKDVVDVGHVITVGDGIARVYGLKDVKMGELVVFSSGVSGMALNLESDNVGVVIFGDDRSILEGDNVSRTNRIIDVPVGPELLGRVLDALGNPIDGKGPVEAKLRNRIEVPAPGIIDRRSVHEPMTTGIKCVDSLVPIGRGQRELIIGDRQTGKTALAVDTILNQKQLNDAKDEKDRVYCVYVAIGQKRSTVARIMKTLEDKDALKYTTIVAATASDSAPLQFLAPFAGCAMGEWFRNSGRHAVIIYDDLSKQATAYRQMSLLLRRPPGREAYPGDIFYLHSRLLERAAKLSDKNGGGSLTALPIIETQAGDVSAYIPTNVISITDGQIFLESELFYKGIRPAINVGLSVSRVGSAAQIKAMKQVSGTMKLDLAQFREVAAFAQFGSDLDASTQKLLTRGTLLTELLKQPQYVPMRIPLQVCVIYGGVKGLLDSIDPKDVSKFEALFIDHLLSSHQDLLKTIETEGQLSPETEAKLRQTVENFVATADVRKI, translated from the exons ATGCGCAACATGAAGCCACTGGGAAGACCCTTGATCAGGACGCTGGCCGCGGCGGTTGCCCGGCGGCTGCCGCACGCGGCGAACGCACGCGCGTTCTCCACCGCCAAAATATCCCCGGCCGAAATGTCCAAGATACTGCAGAGCAGAATCGCTGGATGGGACAAGCACAAGGACGTCGTCGACGTGGGCCACGTCATCACCGTCGGTGATGGTATTGCCCGTGTCTACGGCCTCAAGGACGTCAAGATGGGAGAGCTGGTCGTGTTCTCCAGCGGCGTGTCGGGAATGGCGCTCAACCTGGAATCCGACAACGTCGGTGTCGTCATTTTCGGTGACGACAGGTCGATCCTGGAGGGCGACAACGTCAGCCGCACCAACCGTATCATCGACGTGCCGGTGGGACCCGAGCTGCTCGGCCGCGTGCTCGACGCCCTGGGCAACCCCATCGACGGCAAGGGCCCTGTTGAGGCCAAGCTCAGGAACAGGATCGAGGTGCCTGCGCCCGGTATCATCGACAGGCGTAGCGTGCACGAGCCCATGACCACGGGTATCAAGTGCGTGGACTCCCTGGTGCCAATCGGAAGGGGCCAGCGTGAGCTCATCATCGGCGACAGGCAGACCGGCAAAACTGCCCTCGCGGTCGACACCATTCTCAACCAGAAGCAGCTGAATGACGCCAAGGACGAGAAGGACCGCGTCTACTGTGTATACGTCGCCATCGGGCAGAAGCGCTCGACTGTGGCGCGCATCATGAAGACCCTGGAGGACAAGGACGCGCTCAAGTACACGACCATCGTCGCGGCCACTGCGTCCGACTCGGCGCCGCTCCAGTTCCTGGCGCCCTTCGCTGGTTGCGCCATGGGAGAGTGGTTCAGGAACTCCGGCAGGCACGCCGTCATCATCTACGACGATCTGTCCAAGCAGGCCACCGCCTACAGGCAGatgtcgctgctgctgaggaggcCGCCAGGAAGGGAAGCCTACCCGGGTGACATCTTCTACCTGCACAGCCGTCTCCTCGAGAGGGCGGCCAAGCTCTCGGACAAgaacggcggcggcagcctCACTGCCCTGCCCATCATCGAAACGCAGGCCGGAGATGTGTCCGCGTACATTCCCACCAACGTCATCTCCATCACGGATGGCCAGATCTTCCTCGAGAGCGAGCTGTTCTACAAGGGTATCAGGCCGGCCATCAACGTGGGTCTTTCTGTCTCCCGTGTCGGGTCCGCGGCGCAGATTAAGGCCATGAAGCAGGTCTCTGGTACCATGAAACTCGACCTTGCGCAGTTCAGGGAAGTCGCCGCCTTCGCTCAGTTCGG GTCCGACCTCGACGCTTCCACGCAGAAGTTGCTTACCAGGGGTACCCTGCTCacggagctgctcaagcAGCCGCAGTACGTCCCCATGAGGATCCCGCTCCAGGTGTGCGTCATTTACGGAGGTGTCAAGGGTCTCCTCGACTCCATTGACCCCAAGGACGTCTCCAAGTTCGAGGCGCTGTTCATCGACCACCTCCTTTCCTCGCACCAGGACCTCCTCAAGACCATAGAGACGGAAGGCCAGCTGTCCCCGGAGACCGAAGCCAAGCTGAGGCAGACGGTGGAGAACTTTGTCGCCACCGCCGACGTCCGCAAGATCTGA
- a CDS encoding Sec1 family protein, putative has product MNDVNPYHFGSLTGLLRENYASMLDRVKGLKLLILDDATAASMSLVQTHSYLLEGGVLLTTNISDENLFNEDPQNLSNLRHLKAVYIIQPSHANVARLCDQLRGGYFKEYHLYFTSMPLEGQLEMLAKNDVLELVCGVYAYHTDLMAVCRYCFLLDAGTSDLYTSVHSGEAARVSQGLFNVFRIIKQIPSILHVAGSPEARELGLKVQSLLNNDLLNSEAILKTYSKFGTGESYGCSLLIYDRKCDCITPLMNQWSYQAMIYELLPMSRNSVRIGEEDYILNPDFDDFYGANIFKDFADVESALTEMIQDNKKTFSDAMNILQNIPQQTKICNETKRHVAILHELSQIIQSRDLLNTGLLEQDMGTHVRSSAEAFEAVVEYLNNPDLDPFEKLRLAMLFCLEYRRHEDKVNMIKDNLRMNGLESMVGKVDALLQYADVTDSGSDSLAILSRARSTLNKSLSGDSSSPYMRYTSRLAYVVQSLLKGRLDSRQFMLIPSSYDLDFSYAARPLSVVVYVVGGVTLAEYRDLQNLSAASRVPILLGGSCLLNSHSFTNNF; this is encoded by the coding sequence ATGAATGACGTGAACCCGTATCATTTTGGCAGCCTCACAGGGCTGCTGCGGGAGAACTACGCGTCCATGTTGGATCGTGTCAAGGGTTTGAAGCTGTTGATTCTGGATGatgcgacggcggcgtccATGTCACTGGTACAGACCCACTCATACCTTTTGGAGGGCGGGGTCCTGCTGACTACCAACATCAGCGACGAAAACCTGTTCAATGAGGATCCGCAAAACCTGTCGAATTTGCGCCACCTGAAGGCGGTGTACATCATTCAGCCGTCCCACGCAAATGTAGCTCGCCTCTGCGACCAGCTGCGCGGTGGATACTTCAAGGAATACCACCTGTACTTCACGAGCATGCCGCTGGAGGGCCAGCTCGAGATGCTCGCAAAGAACGACGTCTTGGAGCTAGTGTGCGGCGTCTACGCGTACCACACGGACCTCATGGCTGTCTGCCGCTACTGCTTTTTGCTCGACGCAGGCACAAGCGACCTGTACACGAGCGTTCATAGCGGGGAGGCAGCCCGCGTATCGCAAGGATTGTTTAACGTTTTCCGGATAATAAAACAGATTCCGTCTATTCTACACGTTGCAGGGAGCCCTGAAGCTCGCGAACTAGGTTTAAAAGTGCAGTCGTTGTTGAACAACGACCTGCTGAACTCCGAGGCCATTTTGAAGACTTACTCTAAGTTCGGCACTGGCGAAAGCTACGGGTGCTCTTTGCTCATTTATGACCGGAAGTGCGACTGTATAACGCCTTTGATGAATCAATGGAGTTACCAGGCCATGATTTACGAGCTGTTGCCGATGTCCCGCAACAGCGTCCGTATCGGCGAGGAAGACTACATTTTGAACCCGGATTTTGACGATTTTTACGGCGCAAACATTTTCAAAGACTTCGCTGATGTCGAGTCGGCATTGACTGAAATGATTCAGGACAACAAGAAGACCTTTTCGGACGCCATGAACATTCTGCAGAACATTCCTCAGCAGACGAAGATCTGCAACGAGACCAAGCGCCACGTAGCCATTTTGCACGAACTATCGCAAATTATACAGAGCAGAGACCTGCTCAATACGGggctgctggagcaggATATGGGCACCCACGTTAGAAGCTCTGCAGAGGCCTTCGAAGCGGTGGTGGAATATCTGAACAACCCTGACCTCGACCCTTTTGAGAAGCTACGGTTGGCAATGCTGTTTTGCCTGGAGTACCGCCGTCACGAGGAcaaggtgaacatgatcaAGGACAACTTGCGCATGAACGGGTTGGAGTCGATGGTGGGCAAGGTcgacgcgctgctgcagtaCGCTGATGTGACCGACTCTGGGTCGGACTCGTTAGCCATCTTATCCAGAGCGAGGAGCACGCTGAACAAGTCGCTCTCTGGAGATTCGTCGAGCCCTTATATGCGGTACACATCGCGGCTTGCTTACGTCGTGCAGTCTCTGCTGAAGGGCCGTCTGGACAGCCGCCAGTTCATGCTTATTCCAAGTTCGTATGATCTGGATTTCAGCTACGCGGCCCGGCCACTGTCGGTAGTGGTCTACGTCGTGGGCGGAGTGACTCTGGCCGAGTACCGCGACCTTCAGAATCTGAGCGCCGCGTCTAGGGTGCCCATCCTGCTCGGCGGGTCGTGCCTGCTAAACTCGCATAGCTTCACTAATAATTTTTAG
- a CDS encoding 40S ribosomal protein S30, putative codes for MAVKVHGSLARAGKVRNHTPKVAKQEKKKPPTGRAKKRQQYNRRFTNAVGMRPKGPNMQRS; via the exons ATGG CTGTTAAGGTCCACGGATCTCTCGCAAGGGCGGGAAAGGTCAGGAATCACACGCCCAAGGTGGCCAAGCAGGAGAAGAAGAAGCCACCAACGGGCAGGGCGAAGAAGCGCCAGCAGTACAACAGGAGGTTCACCAACGCCGTCGGTATGAGGCCCAAGGGCCCGAATATGCAGAGGTCGTAG
- a CDS encoding Replication factor C subunit 1, whose translation MDIRSFFGGIKKAAPAAPEEPERPSERAFTGELKTTIRRSIDESAVSHGVKQGDTNSVVASVKREGDEDDEVAIGGRRKRLKRLVDSDDDSDGLLDQPGVTAAQPQKESGATVRTYLKDEQGGAAFSPAEGIGKTSDVQLDIDCYTTSGKNLVNLSEKVTKARKPSIDLDSYLCSVGVGDPAGKASPISMFTSPVRSERAKQSPKRELSKTADVKSEITTQTALTKPVPEKVERTLSASHGAADLFGDDEVLPSSANSSAATSPVRSGKRNATLDARIPEGEVDGMRFVFTGVLEAIDRDSVLQLVRKLGGIPVTGVSGKTNYLVCGEKLEDGRHYKTGTKYKKAVELNKQQRADIRILNEAQFLELIDYDKVCNSMAESMKSEATKQNMPSAPLTKAGAESGHKLPFCEKYRPSRLSDLAGNENNIRKVVEWLQSWSPGSGPACALLSGPPGVGKTTTAKLVAAECGYECVEFNASDLRNKSAVEKISMLATGGQSFSFTGQCEMKRTLVLLDEVDGMGAGDRGGLQAVAALLPRSRCPMICICNDRHNQKMTTLGNKSLDVRFSSPTLAQFRNRMKLICDAEGVTVPADTVAQLYEQGGGDFRHALNAIEFNTLHEAGGSQRSSNVGDAKDIGHTKNLFDAAGRLFNVRATEFETRVRDMEQYFFIDYNMMPLMIQENYLKYLPPHRGSLPILQKLSRTFVEADIVEEFLKRVMLSSVLPAMAIVSSGGTCRERLMFPQFLGRFSTTTKNRNFLSEIGKHLGPRSLVRSHPLVTEGYLNIIYTRIMKELATGDIDATAALIESYGLNRDLVVDALCSLRLKSQENLYEKVETRKKTALTKRLNELSVKVAPMKRKKETVDRIVDEDEAEPPVESDAESSASEGKLVKKNQKPAKKRATAKAAPRGKK comes from the exons AAACAGGGCGATACGAATTCAGTAGTCGCCAGTGTTAAACGCGAgggcgatgaagacgaCGAAGTTGCCATCGGCGGTAGGCGTAAGCGGTTGAAGAGGCTGGTCGACTCTGACGACGACTCGGATGGGCTTCTCGACCAGCCAGGCGTCACCGCTGCACAGCCACAGAAAGAAAGCGGTGCTACTGTGCGTACATATCTGAAGGATGAGCAAGGGGGAGCCGCATTTTCTCCCGCTGAGGGTATAGGCAAGACAAGCGACGTGCAGCTGGACATTGACTGCTACACAACGAGCGGTAAAAACTTGGTTAACCTGTCAGAGAAGGTGACAAAGGCAAGAAAGCCTAGCATCGACTTGGACAGCTATCTTTGTTCCGTCGGCGTAGGTGATCCAGCGGGAAAAGCGTCTCCCATATCTATGTTTACCTCTCCCGTCAGAAGTGAACGGGCGAagcaatcacctaagcgtGAATTGAGTAAAACTGCGGATGTTAAATCAGAAATAACGACTCAAACTGCTCTTACCAAGCCCGTACCTGAGAAAGTGGAGCGCACGCTGTCTGCCAGTCACGGTGCTGCCGACCTCTTCGGCGACGATGAAGTGCTTCCATCGTCGGCCAATTCATCCGCAGCAACTTCTCCGGTACGAAGTGGCAAGAGGAATGCTACTCTAGATGCACGAATTCCTGAGGGTGAGGTGGACGGTATGCGGTTCGTTTTCACCGGGGTCTTGGAAGCCATCGATCGTGATTCAGTCCTGCAACTCGTGCGCAAGCTTGGAGGCATTCCCGTCACTGGTGTTAGCGGTAAAACTAACTATTTGGTGTGCGGTGAAAAGCTTGAGGACGGCCGCCACTATAAAACGGGTACCAAATACAAGAAGGCCGTTGAACTCAACAAGCAACAACGCGCGGATATACGCATATTGAATGAAGCTCAATTTTTGGAATTGATTGACTATGACAAAGTGTGCAACAGCATGGCCGAATCAATGAAATCTGAAGCCACTAAGCAGAACATGCCCTCCGCTCCCCTAACGAAAGCGGGAGCTGAGTCCGGACACAAGCTTCCGTTCTGTGAGAAGTACCGCCCATCACGCCTCAGCGACTTGGCTGGCAACGAGAATAACATTCGCAAGGTAGTTGAGTGGCTGCAGTCATGGTCGCCTGGTTCTGGGCCCGCCTGCGCATTACTGTCGGGCCCGCCGGGCGTTGGCAAGACCACCACCGCGAAATTGGTGGCTGCAGAATGCGGCTACGAATGCGTCGAGTTTAATGCGTCTGACCTGCGCAACAAATCCGCCGTCGAAAAGATATCTATGCTTGCTACAGGAGGCCAATCGTTTTCCTTCACTGGGCAGTGCGAGATGAAGCGCACGCTCGTGCTGCTAGACGAGGTTGATGGTATGGGCGCTGGCGACCGTGGTGGCCTGCAGGCAGTCGCAGCCCTGTTACCGCGTTCGCGTTGCCCCATGATTTGCATTTGCAACGACCGTCACAACCAAAAAATGACCACCCTGGGCAACAAGAGTTTGGACGTTCGTTTTTCGTCTCCCACGCTCGCACAGTTCCGCAACCGTATGAAACTCATTTGCGATGCTGAAGGAGTTACAGTCCCAGCAGATACTGTCGCTCAGTTGTACGAGCAGGGTGGTGGCGACTTCCGGCACGCTTTGAACGCCATCGAATTTAACACGCTACACGAGGCCGGCGGGAGCCAGCGGTCGTCGAATGTTGGCGATGCCAAAGACATCGGCCATACCAAAAACCTGTTCGACGCTGCTGGGCGCCTGTTCAACGTCCGTGCTACGGAATTCGAAACTAGGGTGCGCGATATGGAGCAGTACTTCTTCATCGACTACAACATGATGCCGCTTATGATACAGGAGAACTACTTGAAGTATCTCCCCCCTCACCGAGGCTCCCTCCCTATCCTCCAGAAATTGTCGCGCACGTTCGTTGAAGCGGACATTGTGGAGGAATTCCTGAAACGCGTGA TGTTGTCTAGCGTTTTACCAGCGATGGCCATAGTGTCATCTGGTGGCACATGCCGTGAGCGTCTGATGTTCCCGCAGTTTTTGGGCCGCTTCTCCACCACGACCAAGAATAGGAATTTCTTGAGCGAGATCGGGAAGCATTTGGGCCCGCGTTCTCTCGTGCGTTCCCACCCCCTTGTGACGGAAGGATATCTGAACATAATTTACACCAGG ATCATGAAAGAGCTAGCTACGGGTGACATTGACGCAACCGCCGCTCTGATCGAGTCTTACGGTCTCAACCGCGATCTGGTGGTGGATGCGCTGTGCTCCCTGAGATTGAAGTCGCAGGAAAACCTATACGAAAAGGTCGAAACCCGTAAGAAAACAGCGTTGACCAAGCGCCTCAACGAGCTAAGCGTAAAGGTGGCACCCATGAAACGCAAGAAGGAGACGGTCGATCGCATTGTCGACGAGGATGAGGCGGAGCCCCCCGTAGAGTCGGATGCCGAATCCTCCGCAAGCGAAGGCAAACTTGTCAAAAAGAATCAGAAGCCCGCGAAGAAGCGTGCTACTGCCAAAGCCGCCCCTCGCGGCAAGAAGTGA